A window from Pseudomonas sp. Tri1 encodes these proteins:
- a CDS encoding LysR substrate-binding domain-containing protein → MELSQLRMLKTVCDTGSIARAAEMLHCVPSNITARLKSLERELGTPLFFREGRGLRVSPAGEVFLEYATKILNLTEEARRAVAPTRAPSGPLRIGAIESSATGRLPQLLAKYHAQYPQVSLELSTGTWAQLLDDIQHHRLDGVIVAVDVERPGLKRAVMYREDLVLIASESHGPLRSATDLRGKAIFMWPTGCPYRLALEQWLLRHEQMQPIISIASYGAIVGCVSAGAGVSLVPRGIYEQYRQGAGWTGYEFPELTGIDNLFYWHENAGRHPAREAFLTMLQTEFEG, encoded by the coding sequence ATGGAACTGTCCCAACTGCGCATGCTCAAGACGGTCTGCGACACCGGCAGCATCGCCCGCGCCGCCGAAATGCTGCACTGCGTGCCGTCCAACATCACCGCCCGCCTCAAATCCCTGGAACGGGAACTCGGCACGCCGTTGTTCTTCCGCGAAGGTCGCGGGCTGCGGGTCAGCCCGGCGGGTGAAGTGTTCCTGGAGTACGCGACAAAAATACTGAACCTGACAGAAGAGGCCCGCCGCGCAGTAGCCCCCACCCGCGCACCGAGCGGCCCGTTGCGCATTGGCGCGATCGAGTCCAGCGCCACGGGGCGCCTGCCTCAGTTGCTGGCCAAATACCACGCGCAGTACCCGCAAGTGTCACTGGAGCTGAGCACGGGCACCTGGGCGCAGTTGCTGGACGATATCCAGCATCACCGGCTCGACGGCGTGATCGTAGCGGTCGACGTAGAGCGGCCGGGGCTCAAGCGAGCCGTGATGTACCGCGAAGACCTGGTGCTCATCGCGTCTGAGTCTCATGGCCCGTTGCGCAGCGCGACAGATTTGCGAGGCAAGGCGATCTTCATGTGGCCCACGGGCTGTCCATACCGGTTAGCGCTGGAGCAGTGGCTGCTGCGTCATGAGCAAATGCAACCGATCATCAGCATCGCCAGTTATGGCGCCATCGTTGGCTGCGTCAGTGCGGGTGCAGGCGTCTCGCTGGTGCCTCGGGGGATCTATGAGCAATATCGCCAGGGGGCTGGTTGGACGGGGTATGAATTCCCAGAGCTGACGGGGATCGACAACCTGTTTTACTGGCACGAAAACGCTGGTCGGCATCCCGCCAGAGAAGCGTTTTTGACGATGTTGCAAACGGAGTTCGAAGGCTAG
- a CDS encoding pyridoxamine 5'-phosphate oxidase family protein produces MERDNDSSAYITTTQALESLYGPVAAPSILKEVDHIHPVYQPFIAAASFVILASSGPGGLDASPRGDANGFVHVHDSKTLYLPDRRGNNRIDSLRNIVEDPRVALLFLVPGVGETLRVNGTARISVEPALLARFAVNGQLPRTVLEITVASVYFQCSRAVIRAGLWDVTRQIERSALPTAGEVFKRICPSKVDGDAYDKALPGRIASTLY; encoded by the coding sequence ATGGAGCGCGACAACGACAGCAGCGCCTACATCACCACCACACAAGCGCTGGAAAGCCTTTACGGCCCCGTCGCGGCGCCCTCGATTCTCAAGGAAGTCGACCATATTCATCCGGTTTATCAGCCCTTCATAGCGGCTGCCTCCTTTGTGATCCTCGCTTCCTCGGGCCCCGGAGGGCTGGATGCCTCGCCGAGAGGCGACGCGAACGGGTTCGTTCATGTCCACGACAGCAAGACGTTGTATTTGCCCGACCGCCGCGGCAACAACCGCATCGATTCGCTGCGCAACATCGTTGAGGACCCCCGGGTTGCGCTGCTCTTTCTCGTGCCTGGCGTAGGGGAAACCTTGCGCGTGAACGGCACGGCGAGGATATCGGTCGAGCCAGCACTGTTGGCTCGGTTCGCGGTGAATGGGCAGCTCCCTCGAACGGTGCTGGAGATCACCGTAGCCAGCGTTTACTTCCAGTGCAGCAGGGCTGTGATCAGGGCGGGGCTGTGGGATGTGACACGGCAGATCGAACGCAGCGCACTGCCCACCGCAGGCGAGGTCTTCAAGCGTATTTGCCCCTCGAAAGTAGATGGCGATGCTTACGACAAGGCCTTGCCAGGGCGCATTGCGAGCACGCTTTACTGA
- a CDS encoding LysR family transcriptional regulator, with the protein MNLNALIDFLLVASNEGLGKASRASGISKATLSRRISDLEEQLGVRLIERSARGLKLTEAGERLVSRTEGPLSEVAEAMTAAREGVSTPRGRLRVAAPVLFSQLAMGRVGAEFCAAYPQVEIEVVAEDRMVDLVEEQFDVAIRINPSPDSNLVGRCFAKDRLVVVAAPQIPKPVPGAIRAVLAIVTSTFQPTQWRLDGGQLVLEPIPKLRFSSLLMVRDAAVAGGGVALIPQSIAGSQLACGELVQWGTVSGTEPALWVLHTSRRLAPPKVRAFVDFICARYPDLSLVLSG; encoded by the coding sequence ATGAATCTGAACGCGCTGATCGATTTCCTCCTCGTCGCCTCCAATGAGGGGCTGGGGAAGGCCAGCCGCGCCAGCGGTATTTCCAAAGCCACCCTGTCGCGCCGAATTTCCGACCTGGAAGAGCAACTGGGTGTGAGGCTGATCGAGCGCAGCGCTCGCGGTCTGAAACTCACCGAAGCTGGCGAGAGACTGGTGTCTCGAACTGAAGGCCCGCTGAGTGAAGTCGCCGAAGCCATGACGGCTGCCCGCGAGGGTGTTTCGACACCTCGTGGTCGCTTGCGAGTGGCTGCTCCGGTCCTGTTCTCCCAACTCGCGATGGGTCGCGTCGGGGCCGAATTCTGCGCGGCCTACCCGCAGGTCGAAATTGAAGTCGTGGCGGAAGATCGCATGGTGGATCTGGTGGAGGAACAGTTCGACGTCGCCATTCGGATCAACCCGAGCCCGGACAGCAACCTGGTCGGCCGGTGCTTCGCCAAGGACCGGTTGGTCGTCGTGGCGGCGCCCCAAATACCCAAGCCCGTGCCTGGCGCGATCCGTGCCGTTCTCGCCATCGTGACGTCGACGTTCCAGCCCACCCAATGGCGTCTCGATGGTGGGCAGCTGGTTCTGGAGCCGATCCCTAAGCTGCGATTTTCCTCGCTGCTGATGGTCCGCGATGCCGCTGTCGCCGGTGGCGGTGTTGCCCTCATTCCCCAATCCATCGCCGGGAGTCAGCTTGCCTGTGGCGAGCTGGTTCAGTGGGGCACGGTGTCGGGCACAGAGCCAGCGCTTTGGGTTTTGCATACCTCCAGGCGCCTTGCGCCTCCAAAGGTTCGCGCATTCGTGGACTTCATATGCGCTAGGTACCCGGACCTGTCTTTGGTTTTGAGTGGGTAG
- a CDS encoding NmrA family NAD(P)-binding protein, translating into MSILVIGATGTIGSLVTQGLADAAAEVKALVRQAGKREFPAGVTEVVADLTDVTSMRAALSSVRTLFLLNAVTPDEVTQALITLNLAREAGIERIVYLSVIHADTFTNVPHFTGKHTVERMIESLDIPATILRPAYFMQNDRMVQQTIQDYSVYPMPIGSAGVSMIDARDIADVAVAELLRRDRASCALDRVTLELIGPQALTGVSVAKIWSAALGREIAYGGDDVAAFEGQLAAYGPAWLAYDMRLMMAAIQAFGMQAAEGTVERLQTLIGHPLRTYEDFVREAVAGV; encoded by the coding sequence ATGAGCATTCTCGTCATCGGTGCCACGGGCACTATTGGTTCACTCGTCACCCAAGGCCTGGCTGACGCCGCCGCCGAGGTCAAGGCCCTCGTGCGCCAGGCAGGCAAGCGGGAGTTTCCGGCAGGCGTCACTGAAGTCGTCGCGGACCTCACCGATGTCACCTCGATGCGCGCTGCGCTGTCGTCGGTGCGTACACTGTTCCTGCTCAATGCCGTCACCCCCGATGAGGTCACTCAGGCGCTCATCACCTTGAACCTCGCTCGCGAGGCTGGCATCGAGCGCATCGTTTATCTGTCGGTGATCCATGCCGACACGTTCACCAACGTTCCGCACTTCACCGGCAAGCATACGGTCGAGCGCATGATCGAAAGCCTCGACATCCCCGCCACCATCCTGCGCCCGGCGTACTTCATGCAGAACGACCGCATGGTCCAACAGACGATCCAGGACTACTCGGTCTACCCGATGCCAATCGGTTCGGCGGGTGTCTCGATGATCGATGCACGCGATATCGCCGACGTCGCCGTGGCCGAGTTGTTGCGACGCGACAGGGCCTCTTGCGCGCTGGATCGGGTCACGCTGGAGTTGATCGGGCCGCAAGCGCTGACCGGTGTGTCCGTGGCGAAGATCTGGAGCGCCGCCCTGGGTCGCGAGATCGCCTATGGGGGTGATGACGTAGCCGCTTTCGAAGGGCAACTGGCTGCGTACGGTCCCGCCTGGCTGGCGTATGACATGCGCTTGATGATGGCGGCGATTCAGGCATTCGGCATGCAGGCCGCCGAAGGGACGGTGGAACGGCTCCAGACCCTCATTGGCCACCCGCTACGCACCTATGAAGACTTCGTGCGCGAGGCCGTTGCCGGGGTTTGA